In Montipora capricornis isolate CH-2021 chromosome 4, ASM3666992v2, whole genome shotgun sequence, a single genomic region encodes these proteins:
- the LOC138046872 gene encoding UPF0390 protein zgc136864-like, which translates to MAQGQGKKKKAVVAKKTQKKALGPKKGARAITPKKTRSIKAAKVKKGLETTIKAKIEQELTQVAVSKRSKPLNVVKPAAEKKTKQAKKKGGAKKKK; encoded by the exons ATGGCACAGGGACAAGGCAAAAAGAAGAAAGCTGTGGTTGCTAAAAAGACTCAGAAGAAAGCTCTTGGGCCCAAAAAGGGAG CCCGAGCTATTACTCCGAAGAAAACTAGAAGCATCAAGGCTGCAAAAGTGAAAAAG GGACTGGAGACCACCATCAAAGCAAAGATAGAACAGGAGCTGACTCAGGTGGCAGTTTCCAAGCGGTCCAAGCCATTGAATGTGGTAAAACCAGCtgcagaaaagaaaacaaagcaagcTAAGAAGAAAGGAGGTGctaagaagaaaaaataa